A genomic window from Vitis riparia cultivar Riparia Gloire de Montpellier isolate 1030 chromosome 18, EGFV_Vit.rip_1.0, whole genome shotgun sequence includes:
- the LOC117906179 gene encoding uncharacterized protein C6C3.02c-like: protein MPRRSSGGRPAPRPAAHTPLRNPPQPVARAPPPAPVQGGNGSVVGSLGSTIAEGMAFGTGSAIAHRAVDSLMGPRVIQHETAVSSTSPAPTPTTNSIGGSDACGTHAKAFQDCLNSLGSDISKCQFYMDMLSECRRNSGATLSA from the exons ATGCCTCGCCGTAGCTCAGGAG GAAGGCCAGCTCCTCGTCCTGCTGCACATACCCCATTGCGTAACCCTCCACAGCCAG TTGCTCGTGCTCCTCCCCCAGCACCTGTTCAAGGTGGAAATGGATCTGTGGTTGGAAGTCTGGGTTCCACCATAGCAGAAG GCATGGCCTTTGGTACTGGAAGTGCCATTGCTCACAGGGCAGTGGATTCTCTGATGGGTCCTCGTGTTATCCAACATGAGACTGCTGTTTCTTCTACTTCTCCTGCACCTACACCAACCACCAACAGTATTGGAGGTTCTGATGCCTGTGGTACTCATGCCAAGGCCTTCCAAGAT TGCTTAAACAGCTTAGGAAGTGATATCAGCAAGTGCCAGTTCTATATGGACATGCTGTCTGAATGCCGCAGAAACTCGGGTGCTACTTTGAGTGCTTAA
- the LOC117906497 gene encoding uncharacterized protein LOC117906497 has translation MGLTFFFPVLAKVFNVFAWPSFALIYPLYASIQAIESDSYFKNEQCLTYWILFSLARMLELVFAKLLQCIPFWPHAKGVATFLLVIHYFQGASYVYKHFVSPSMSGNLQICCIFSILRKKDDIWSEPDNFLDAAERYIEENGPEELEKLLICQENHEPYYHTTERNLTLSTSPMKAQREWSCALCLITTSSEKHLKNHLQGKEHKAKEEEEERANELVRKTKVKSSLTLDSNDPMVLLNNFNGIALLNLERLHNLLTPVARSIRWYSWEKPEFGWTKLNTDGSIDRENAGFGGLLRNYNGDPICAYVSKAHQNDIFLVELWAIWRGLVLASGLGIKAIWVESDSMSVVKTINKKQPYSSRAGSCLNHIWVLLEKFEKYRVSHTWRETNKAADFLSRMDLSGSDVVLGTADFPNALNSIIKDDAEGRMYRRG, from the exons ATGGGgctgactttttttttcccggTTTTAGCCAAGGTCTTCAATGTTTTTGCCTG GCCTTCATTTGCTCTGATCTACCCCTT ATACGCTTCAATTCAGGCTATTGAAAGTGATTCCTACTTCAAGAATGAGCAATGTCTCACTTACTGGATTTTGTTTTCTCTGGCCAGAATGTTGGAGTTGGTGTTTGCAAAGCTTCTCCAATG TATTCCATTCTGGCCACATGCAAAAGGAGTGGCTACCTTCCTGTTGGTGATACATTACTTTCAGGGTGCTTCTTATGTCTACAAGCACTTTGTATCGCCATCTATGTCCGGAAACTTACAAATATGTTGCATCTTTTCGATCCTGAGGAAAAAGGATGACATATGGAGTGAGCCTGACAACTTTCTTGATGCAGCAGAAAGATATATTGAAGAGAATGGACCTGAAGAATTGGAGAAACTCCTCATTTGCCAG GAAAATCATGAACCATATTATCACACTACAGAAAGGAATCTTACCTTGTCAACCAGTCCAATGAAAGCTCAAAGGGAGTGGAGCTGTGCCCTTTGTCTGATAACAACAAGCAGTGAGAAACATTTAAAAAACCACCTCCAGGGGAAGGAGCACAAggccaaagaagaagaagaagaaagagcgAATGAACTGGTGAGAAAGACCAAAGTTAAGTCTTCTTTAACACTGGACAGTAATGATCCGATGGTTTTGCTCAACAACTTCAATGGCATTGCATTGCTCAACCTTGAAAGATTGCACAACTTGCTAACTCCTGTTGCCAGATCGATTAGATGGTATAGCTGGGAAAAACCAGAGTTTGGATGGACCAAATTAAATACTGATGGATCTATAGATCGAGAAAATGCTGGTTTTGGTGGTTTGCTTCGCAATTACAATGGTGACCCAATCTGTGCTTATGTCTCTAAAGCTCACCAGAATGATATTTTCTTAGTTGAACTATGGGCTATATGGAGAGGCCTTGTTCTTGCCTCTGGTCTGGGGATCAAAGCAATCTGGGTTGAGTCTGATTCAATGAGTGTTGTGAAAACCATCAACAAAAAGCAGCCATATAGCTCAAGAGCTGGTAGCTGTTTGAATCACATCTGGGTACTTCTAGAGAAGTTTGAGAAATACCGAGTTTCACACACATGGCGTGAAACCAACAAAGCAGCTGACTTTCTTTCAAGGATGGATCTTTCTGGAAGTGATGTAGTTCTAGGGACAGCTGACTTTCCCAATGCCCTTAACAGTATTATCAAGGATGATGCTGAAGGAAGGATGTATCGTAGAGGGTAA
- the LOC117907746 gene encoding protein CLT2, chloroplastic isoform X2 has product MAFSCAVSCVRFHVIPPKPLTLHTYTAHLSPFSPLISMHISQNPRYHLHFPSRSPLHGVSSHNSPKTPNFRVRASADNSQTSSSNTGLVIVCSAITVILAVVNRVFYKLALVPLEQYPFFLAQFTTFGYVAIYFSILYIRYRAGIVTDEMIALPKSRFMAIGILEALGVASGMASAAMLPGPAIPLLNQIFLVWQLALSTLILGRKYSFNQILGCFLVAAGVVTAVASGSNGDQMLSGIEFIWPALMIASSAFQAGASIIKEFVFVDAATRLKALFVLLLLPLLSNFRGIPFPQLPSYLKAGAGCFLNIGSNIPGCDGAPLLPLLYLATNIAFNISLLNLVKISSAVVSTLAAMASVPISIYVLSLPLPYLPQGASLSPFFLFGGVILLLGLLLYNIPQPAKQDL; this is encoded by the exons ATGGCCTTCTCGTGCGCGGTGTCCTGCGTCCGTTTCCATGTCATTCCTCCTAAACCCTTAACTCTTCATACCTACACCGCCCATCTCTCACCCTTCTCTCCTCTAATTTCAATGCATATTTCTCAAAACCCTAGATACCATCTTCATTTTCCTTCCAGATCACCCCTCCATGGAGTTTCAAGTCACAATTCACCGAAAACCCCCAACTTCAGAGTCCGCGCATCCGCCGACAATTCCCAAACTTCATCCTCCAACACCGGACTAGTAATCGTCTGCTCCGCAATCACTGTAATTTTGGCGGTTGTCAATCGCGTGTTTTACAAGCTTGCTCTTGTTCCTCTGGAGCAATACCCATTCTTTTTAGCCCAGTTCACTACTTTCGG GTATGTggctatttatttttctatactaTATATACGGTATCGTGCGGGGATTGTAACGGATGAAATGATAGCCCTTCCAAAATCACGTTTTATGGCAATCGGTATTCTAGAAGCCCTTGGTGTTGCTTCTGGGATGGCTTCTGCAG CTATGCTTCCTGGACCAGCTATACCCTTATTGAATCAG ATATTTTTGGTTTGGCAGCTGGCTCTTTCTACTCTTATTTTGGGGAGAAAATACTCCTTCAATCAAATTCTTGGATGCTTTCTTGTAGCTGCTGGTGTAGTAACCGCTGTTGCGAG TGGGTCAAATGGTGATCAAATGCTGTCAGGAATTGAGTTTATATGGCCAGCATTAATGATAGCTTCAAGTGCATTCCAAGCTGGTGCATCTATTATCAAG gaatttgtttttgttgatgCTGCAACCCGGCTTAAG GCTCTTTTTGTGCTTCTCCTTCTGCCTTTGCTGTCAAACTTCAGAGGTATACCTTTTCCACAGCTCCCTTCATACCTAAAAGCTGGTGCTGGTTGCTTTTTGAATATTGGATCCAATATACCAG GTTGTGATGGAGCTCCATTGCTGCCCCTGCTTTATTTGGCTACCAATATAGCTTTCAACATATCATTGCTTAATCTAGTAAAAATTTCCTCTGCAGTAGTTTCTACTCTTGCTGCAATGGCATCAG TGCCAATTTCAATTTATGTTCTTAGCCTTCCATTGCCATATCTCCCACAAGGTGCCAGCTTGAGTCCCTTTTTCCTCTTTGGTGGTGTGATTCTCCTGTTGGGCCTTCTTCTATACAACATACCTCAGCCTGCCAAGCAAGACCTTTGA
- the LOC117906096 gene encoding neuroguidin-like encodes MEEDAKNNEIIRKEASQLAAVLKEMKEGLDAVRGKVQALTAKVKADHFPTADGMSYLEAKHLLLINYCQSLVYYLLRKAKGFSIEGHPVVRSLVEMRLFLEKIRPIDKKLQYQIQKLTRVTGNAVEKVGPSEKDSETQNTEDLLKYRPNPDMLVSKTDTTFEDGVGPVGVYRPPKFAPTSMEEDKISKHEKNALRKEKETVRQARQSTYVRELMDDLEGRPEEVREIVGTESRELIRYKEKMEQRARQEEELFTRAPLTRMEKKKEKHLRKSRNGLLGLTDSFYDEIKTLPLEEDFGEKMTGFNNSSSGGRKFKKRKRRH; translated from the exons ATGGAGGAAGACGCGAAGAACAATGAGATAATAAGGAA AGAAGCTTCTCAGTTAGCTGCAGTGTTGAAAGAGATGAAAGAAGGATTGGATGCAGTGAGGGGGAAAGTGCAAGCTCTTACAGCAAAG GTGAAAGCAGATCATTTTCCAACCGCAGATGGGATGAGCTATCTTGAGGCAAAACATTTATTGCTCATAAACTATTGCCAGTCGCTTGTCTATTATTTACTTCGAAAGGCAAAGGGTTTCTCGATTGAAGGACACCCTGTCGTTCGGAGCCTTGTAGAGATGagattatttttggaaaag ATTCGGCCCATCGATAAAAAACTTCAGTATCAAATCCAGAAGCTCACAAGGGTTACTGGAAATGCCGTGGAGAAAGTAGGTCCTAGTGAAAAAGATTCAGAAACTCAGAACACAGAGGATTTGTTGAAATATCGCCCAAACCCAGACATGCTGGTTAGCAAGACAGATACGACTTTTGAG GATGGTGTTGGGCCTGTTGGTGTGTATCGTCCACCAAAGTTTGCACCTACTTCTATGGAAGAGGATAAGATCTcgaaacatgaaaaaaatgctttgagaaaggaaaaagagactGTAAGACAAGCTAGGCAGAGTACATATGTGAGAGAGCTGATGGATGATTTAGAGGGGAGACCTGAAGAG GTGAGAGAAATTGTTGGAACGGAAAGTAGAGAACTTATCAGATATAAGGAAAAGATGGAACAGCGTGCACGGCAAGAGGAGGAACTTTTTACTCGTGCTCCTCTTACGAGgatggagaaaaagaaagagaaacacTTACGGAAGTCGAGAAATGG GTTGCTTGGTCTGACCGACAGTTTTTATGATGAAATCAAAACTTTACCTTTAGAGGAAGATTTTGGCGAGAAAATGACAGGTTTCAATAACAGTAGCAGTGGAGGGAGAAAATTTAAGAAGCGTAAG AGGAGACATTAA
- the LOC117907746 gene encoding protein CLT2, chloroplastic isoform X1, producing the protein MAFSCAVSCVRFHVIPPKPLTLHTYTAHLSPFSPLISMHISQNPRYHLHFPSRSPLHGVSSHNSPKTPNFRVRASADNSQTSSSNTGLVIVCSAITVILAVVNRVFYKLALVPLEQYPFFLAQFTTFGYVAIYFSILYIRYRAGIVTDEMIALPKSRFMAIGILEALGVASGMASAAMLPGPAIPLLNQIFLVWQLALSTLILGRKYSFNQILGCFLVAAGVVTAVASGSNGDQMLSGIEFIWPALMIASSAFQAGASIIKEFVFVDAATRLKGKLLDIFVVNSFGSGFQALFVLLLLPLLSNFRGIPFPQLPSYLKAGAGCFLNIGSNIPGCDGAPLLPLLYLATNIAFNISLLNLVKISSAVVSTLAAMASVPISIYVLSLPLPYLPQGASLSPFFLFGGVILLLGLLLYNIPQPAKQDL; encoded by the exons ATGGCCTTCTCGTGCGCGGTGTCCTGCGTCCGTTTCCATGTCATTCCTCCTAAACCCTTAACTCTTCATACCTACACCGCCCATCTCTCACCCTTCTCTCCTCTAATTTCAATGCATATTTCTCAAAACCCTAGATACCATCTTCATTTTCCTTCCAGATCACCCCTCCATGGAGTTTCAAGTCACAATTCACCGAAAACCCCCAACTTCAGAGTCCGCGCATCCGCCGACAATTCCCAAACTTCATCCTCCAACACCGGACTAGTAATCGTCTGCTCCGCAATCACTGTAATTTTGGCGGTTGTCAATCGCGTGTTTTACAAGCTTGCTCTTGTTCCTCTGGAGCAATACCCATTCTTTTTAGCCCAGTTCACTACTTTCGG GTATGTggctatttatttttctatactaTATATACGGTATCGTGCGGGGATTGTAACGGATGAAATGATAGCCCTTCCAAAATCACGTTTTATGGCAATCGGTATTCTAGAAGCCCTTGGTGTTGCTTCTGGGATGGCTTCTGCAG CTATGCTTCCTGGACCAGCTATACCCTTATTGAATCAG ATATTTTTGGTTTGGCAGCTGGCTCTTTCTACTCTTATTTTGGGGAGAAAATACTCCTTCAATCAAATTCTTGGATGCTTTCTTGTAGCTGCTGGTGTAGTAACCGCTGTTGCGAG TGGGTCAAATGGTGATCAAATGCTGTCAGGAATTGAGTTTATATGGCCAGCATTAATGATAGCTTCAAGTGCATTCCAAGCTGGTGCATCTATTATCAAG gaatttgtttttgttgatgCTGCAACCCGGCTTAAG GGGAAGCTTCTTGACATATTTGTTGTCAATTCTTTTGGATCCGGATTCCAG GCTCTTTTTGTGCTTCTCCTTCTGCCTTTGCTGTCAAACTTCAGAGGTATACCTTTTCCACAGCTCCCTTCATACCTAAAAGCTGGTGCTGGTTGCTTTTTGAATATTGGATCCAATATACCAG GTTGTGATGGAGCTCCATTGCTGCCCCTGCTTTATTTGGCTACCAATATAGCTTTCAACATATCATTGCTTAATCTAGTAAAAATTTCCTCTGCAGTAGTTTCTACTCTTGCTGCAATGGCATCAG TGCCAATTTCAATTTATGTTCTTAGCCTTCCATTGCCATATCTCCCACAAGGTGCCAGCTTGAGTCCCTTTTTCCTCTTTGGTGGTGTGATTCTCCTGTTGGGCCTTCTTCTATACAACATACCTCAGCCTGCCAAGCAAGACCTTTGA